The Lacipirellulaceae bacterium genome includes a region encoding these proteins:
- a CDS encoding FAD-dependent oxidoreductase: MSSPDNLPLNPNSPNSAEPSRQSLVIIGAGMATHALLRQLAQLKALDHYHVTVIGEEPRPCYDRVHLTECFTGKTADDLLLDPVAWYSEHGIELITGDAVTRIDRETRTVHAASGLKEVYHRLVLATGSCPFVPPIKGVDLPGVFVYRTIEDIEQIKSYAKGCQTAAVFGGGLLGLEAGKALHDLKLETHVLEVAPSLMPRQLNAEAGVLLKQEIEKLGVHIHLLRGAKGIEEFGEQKRILFDREETLEVDMIVISAGIRPRDELAREANLSCGERGGIAVDRQLRTVDPRIHAIGECATFEGKLYGLVGPCYDMAEVVAKNLAATAEGEAAKHEFLGASQASRLKLMGVDVSTLGTPIGKAAGASLLVSQGEGYCRSLMIENKRLVGAIGVGNWPERERLSGVIAEGRKISRRQERHFKETGQLWSASEGDSILDWPAAATVCSCLNVTRGKLSDALLAGSSDADTLAETTGASTVCGSCRDLLCELAGQPQAAAGVKGRKGLLIASCLAAFLVPVFVAAGPFPFAETVQSSWRQVDFLWQDSFAKQVSGFTLLGISILALGFSLRKRISWFSWGEFASWRGMHGILGTLTLAGFLVHTGLRLGHNFTLALAVVFLLLNLLGAFTGITASLESRFAGVRGRQLRAWRPKLTQLHIWLFWPLPALVLFHIISVYYY, translated from the coding sequence ATGTCTTCCCCAGACAACCTGCCGCTTAATCCGAATTCTCCGAACTCCGCGGAGCCGTCACGGCAATCTCTCGTGATTATCGGTGCCGGCATGGCGACGCACGCGCTCTTGCGGCAGCTGGCTCAACTCAAGGCGCTCGATCATTACCATGTGACGGTCATTGGAGAAGAACCGCGACCTTGTTACGACCGTGTGCACTTGACCGAGTGCTTCACCGGCAAGACCGCCGATGATTTGTTGCTCGACCCCGTTGCGTGGTATTCCGAGCACGGCATTGAGCTGATCACGGGCGATGCCGTCACACGGATTGATCGCGAAACGCGGACCGTCCACGCAGCGTCGGGTCTTAAAGAAGTCTATCATCGCTTGGTACTCGCCACCGGCTCGTGCCCGTTCGTGCCGCCGATCAAGGGAGTCGACCTGCCAGGAGTATTTGTCTATCGCACCATTGAGGACATTGAGCAAATCAAAAGCTATGCCAAGGGCTGCCAGACTGCTGCGGTATTCGGAGGTGGCTTGCTCGGGTTAGAGGCTGGCAAGGCGTTACATGATCTCAAACTAGAAACGCACGTTCTTGAAGTCGCGCCGAGTTTGATGCCGCGTCAACTGAATGCTGAAGCAGGTGTGCTGCTGAAGCAAGAGATCGAGAAGCTTGGAGTCCACATTCACCTCTTGCGCGGCGCGAAAGGGATCGAAGAATTCGGGGAGCAGAAGCGAATTCTCTTTGATCGCGAGGAAACGCTCGAAGTCGATATGATCGTCATCTCCGCGGGGATTCGCCCGCGTGACGAATTGGCACGTGAAGCGAATTTGTCCTGCGGAGAGCGCGGAGGAATTGCCGTTGATCGCCAGTTGCGCACCGTCGATCCACGCATCCATGCCATTGGCGAATGCGCAACTTTTGAGGGTAAACTCTACGGCCTCGTTGGGCCTTGCTACGACATGGCTGAGGTGGTCGCCAAGAATTTGGCAGCGACTGCCGAGGGTGAAGCCGCCAAGCACGAATTTCTTGGGGCGTCGCAAGCTTCGCGATTGAAGCTGATGGGCGTTGATGTCTCGACCCTTGGCACTCCGATTGGCAAGGCGGCAGGTGCTTCGCTGTTGGTCAGCCAGGGCGAGGGATATTGTCGTTCGTTGATGATCGAAAACAAGCGACTCGTGGGTGCCATCGGCGTTGGGAACTGGCCTGAACGTGAGCGTCTCAGCGGAGTGATCGCCGAGGGGAGGAAGATTTCGCGCAGGCAAGAGCGACACTTCAAGGAGACCGGCCAGCTTTGGTCCGCCAGCGAAGGAGATAGCATTCTTGACTGGCCAGCTGCCGCGACGGTTTGTAGCTGTCTCAACGTGACACGTGGCAAACTCTCTGACGCATTACTGGCCGGCTCGAGCGATGCGGATACACTGGCGGAAACTACCGGGGCATCAACCGTTTGCGGGTCTTGCCGCGATCTGTTGTGTGAGTTGGCAGGTCAGCCCCAAGCGGCTGCCGGCGTCAAAGGTCGGAAGGGTTTGCTGATTGCCTCTTGCTTGGCAGCATTCTTGGTTCCCGTATTCGTTGCGGCAGGTCCCTTTCCGTTTGCTGAGACAGTTCAATCCTCCTGGCGACAAGTCGACTTCCTCTGGCAAGATTCCTTCGCCAAGCAGGTTTCGGGATTCACGCTGCTGGGAATTTCCATCCTGGCTTTGGGCTTTTCATTGCGGAAACGAATCTCTTGGTTTTCATGGGGCGAGTTCGCTTCCTGGAGAGGCATGCATGGAATCCTAGGGACACTCACGCTTGCGGGCTTCCTCGTCCACACCGGCTTGCGTTTGGGACACAACTTCACGCTCGCGTTGGCTGTCGTTTTTCTGCTGCTGAATCTGCTTGGCGCTTTCACGGGGATCACTGCGTCGCTGGAGAGTCGTTTCGCAGGAGTGCGGGGGCGGCAGCTTCGCGCTTGGCGGCCCAAACTCACTCAACTACACATTTGGCTATTTTGGCCACTGCCGGCCTTGGTTTTGTTCCACATCATTTCGGTTTACTACTACTAA
- a CDS encoding cytochrome c3 family protein — protein MSVKHQWILWMIVTVCLLAYFTLSLTRQPGGMAQTFLPGVTTHGHYQIEMQCLVCHTPGMGVKQESCMDCHGADLKRSTDTHPRSKFTDPGKMHLLTKLDARHCTTCHQEHVPDRTLAMGLSLPKDYCWHCHQEVGEQRPSHADFAYDSCATAGCHNYHDNRALFENLLVEHHGEPAMLEKQLVEPRNFGDSWQARYSESRKTLAAEENDAPEGLGYDEQISTDWAATAHAAASVNCSGCHTSEELEWTNHPTHESCGACHDSQVAGFLEGRHGMRLAQGLSPMTPSAARLPMYATNGHAELTCSACHTPHKYDTAYAAVDACVKCHADEHSTAYLDSPHYDLWQSELAGEGKPGSGVSCATCHLPRLKNAEKETFVQHNQNDNLRPNEKMVESICHQCHGLQFSLDALADEVLIKNNFQGEPEVHVESLDMAKHWFDERARLREEAKQKREGG, from the coding sequence ATGTCAGTTAAGCATCAGTGGATTCTGTGGATGATCGTGACGGTTTGCCTGTTGGCTTACTTTACGTTGAGTCTCACACGACAGCCGGGCGGGATGGCGCAGACCTTCCTGCCTGGAGTCACCACGCATGGGCACTACCAAATCGAAATGCAATGCCTAGTTTGCCACACGCCGGGGATGGGCGTGAAGCAAGAGTCCTGCATGGATTGCCACGGAGCTGACCTAAAGCGTTCCACGGACACGCATCCGCGTTCGAAATTTACTGACCCGGGAAAGATGCACTTACTCACCAAGCTCGACGCGCGACACTGCACGACGTGCCATCAAGAACACGTACCTGACCGTACGTTGGCCATGGGCCTCTCGCTTCCCAAGGATTACTGTTGGCACTGCCATCAAGAAGTCGGCGAACAACGCCCCAGCCATGCAGACTTTGCTTACGACTCATGTGCAACGGCTGGCTGCCACAACTATCACGATAATCGAGCCCTGTTCGAAAACCTTCTCGTTGAGCATCACGGCGAGCCTGCCATGCTTGAGAAGCAACTTGTTGAACCCCGCAACTTTGGAGACTCCTGGCAGGCTCGCTATTCTGAATCGCGGAAGACTTTGGCCGCTGAGGAGAATGATGCTCCGGAAGGCCTCGGCTACGACGAGCAAATCTCTACCGATTGGGCCGCCACTGCCCACGCTGCTGCGAGTGTGAATTGCAGCGGGTGTCACACATCGGAAGAGTTGGAATGGACCAACCATCCCACGCACGAGTCTTGCGGCGCATGCCACGACAGCCAGGTCGCGGGATTCCTCGAAGGACGCCATGGGATGCGGCTTGCTCAAGGCCTCTCGCCGATGACGCCCAGCGCTGCCCGGCTGCCGATGTATGCGACGAACGGTCACGCGGAGCTAACTTGCTCAGCCTGTCATACCCCACACAAGTACGATACCGCCTACGCTGCGGTCGATGCCTGCGTGAAGTGTCATGCGGATGAGCACTCAACCGCATATCTCGATTCCCCCCACTACGATCTTTGGCAAAGTGAGCTGGCAGGTGAGGGGAAACCTGGCTCTGGGGTTTCGTGCGCGACGTGTCATCTTCCGCGTCTCAAGAATGCCGAGAAAGAGACTTTCGTTCAGCACAATCAGAACGACAACCTTAGGCCGAACGAAAAAATGGTCGAGAGCATTTGCCACCAGTGCCACGGGCTTCAGTTCTCGTTGGACGCTTTAGCCGATGAGGTACTGATCAAGAACAACTTTCAGGGTGAGCCGGAGGTCCATGTCGAGAGTCTCGACATGGCGAAACACTGGTTCGACGAGCGGGCCCGTTTACGAGAGGAGGCGAAACAGAAGCGTGAAGGCGGCTAG
- a CDS encoding DUF3365 domain-containing protein, with translation MTHSMKLVAGLLLVLVSGLTFLTSGGCSKPSEAATGGISPEKFADGVHAVMMADRTVYARDVVTRLKDQEAPVKPDEYWEKWKEGDTHKMPLPAQMFRMGASLVNDNPDAGFKYSLKSLWPLNPEHKPANEDEIKALKFLSDNPGKTYTDTITDPDGNELFVKYYPDRAVAKACWECHNNHERRDMDAYPEFKKDDVMGAVVVFVPTK, from the coding sequence ATGACGCATTCGATGAAATTGGTTGCCGGCCTGCTGTTGGTGTTGGTGTCTGGATTGACCTTTCTGACTTCTGGCGGTTGCAGCAAACCGAGCGAAGCCGCGACGGGTGGGATCTCGCCCGAGAAGTTCGCCGATGGAGTTCACGCCGTGATGATGGCGGATCGTACGGTCTACGCCCGTGACGTGGTCACGCGTCTCAAAGATCAGGAGGCTCCCGTGAAGCCTGATGAGTACTGGGAAAAGTGGAAAGAGGGTGACACCCACAAAATGCCATTGCCGGCCCAGATGTTCCGTATGGGTGCTTCACTGGTGAACGACAACCCCGACGCAGGTTTCAAATACAGCTTGAAATCGCTTTGGCCTCTCAACCCGGAACATAAGCCGGCTAACGAGGACGAGATCAAGGCGCTCAAGTTTCTCTCAGACAACCCGGGCAAGACTTACACGGACACGATCACCGATCCCGACGGGAACGAACTGTTCGTGAAGTACTACCCTGACCGTGCCGTCGCGAAAGCTTGCTGGGAATGTCACAACAATCACGAACGTCGCGATATGGATGCCTATCCCGAATTCAAAAAGGATGACGTGATGGGGGCTGTCGTAGTGTTCGTTCCCACGAAGTAA
- a CDS encoding c-type cytochrome produces MTRLLRIIFLLPIGLLSAAGCSQPEGTEADTGATEMPALPAKFTAGKAVYDAGCASCHDSSRDGAPRLGYKPAWSRRFSQGDELLIQHAIEGFKLMPPKGDNPELTDEEIADAVSYIKYRAELGIPAKAE; encoded by the coding sequence ATGACTCGTTTGCTAAGAATCATCTTCCTACTGCCAATCGGCTTGCTGTCGGCTGCAGGATGCAGCCAACCTGAAGGTACGGAGGCTGACACTGGGGCGACGGAAATGCCCGCTTTACCCGCGAAGTTCACAGCGGGCAAAGCTGTCTATGACGCAGGATGTGCCAGTTGTCACGACAGCAGCCGCGATGGAGCGCCGCGACTGGGCTACAAGCCAGCCTGGTCGCGGAGGTTCTCCCAAGGGGATGAACTTCTGATTCAACATGCGATCGAAGGATTCAAGCTCATGCCCCCTAAAGGGGACAACCCCGAGTTGACTGATGAAGAAATCGCCGACGCGGTGAGTTACATCAAGTACCGCGCTGAGTTGGGGATTCCGGCCAAGGCAGAATGA
- a CDS encoding globin family protein, which yields MTPEQITLVQTTWAQVEPSADQVAGLFYGRLFEIAPEVKPMFTTDIAEQGKKLMQMIGVAVNGLPKLDTIVPAVQQLGVRHIEYGVEAGHYDSVGAALLWTLEQGIGDGFTPEVKEAWTETYVTLATVMKDAAAQAA from the coding sequence ATGACCCCTGAGCAAATCACCCTCGTCCAAACGACTTGGGCCCAAGTCGAACCAAGTGCTGATCAAGTCGCCGGGCTCTTTTACGGGAGGCTGTTCGAAATCGCTCCCGAGGTGAAACCGATGTTCACGACCGACATCGCCGAGCAAGGCAAGAAGCTCATGCAGATGATTGGTGTCGCCGTGAATGGACTGCCGAAGCTCGACACGATTGTCCCGGCGGTCCAACAGCTCGGAGTCCGTCACATCGAATATGGTGTTGAAGCAGGGCATTACGATTCGGTTGGCGCGGCTTTGCTTTGGACGTTAGAGCAAGGGATTGGAGATGGCTTCACCCCTGAAGTCAAAGAGGCGTGGACGGAGACGTACGTCACGCTCGCGACTGTGATGAAAGACGCCGCTGCTCAGGCAGCTTGA
- a CDS encoding alginate export family protein, with protein sequence MYASRLQGKTALACALAWWLVTPAIGQELTNPSDNYQVDHFDIEATNWVDDEQFELTDCCDCEPSCGADGCCDDCGPSCGDACGDGCDCGDGVGCGAGVKKKDKPTCAGSHKVLFYANDFSYLNDPCYKGSCLGDCLKLMPVAGGDWGKLDIGGQIRLRYHHEEGMGRQAGVLGFNDTTNDFMLTRLRLYQNWKVNDRLRIFSEGIFADVIANDEYLPRPIDRNSADFLNLFFDFKITDNTSIRVGRQELLFGAQRLVSPLDWANTRRTFEGIRGTVEAGDWTIDPFYTNLVPVDADNFDEANYDISFYGAYASRKFAEGANTIDMYYLGYDNQTAGTPVRTDFSLHTVGGRLNGKFEGMPLLFDVEGAYQGGRQSGLGVDHSAAFCTCGLGHQLGGLAWKPTIWAYFDYASGNVPGGDFNRFNDLFPLAHKYLGFIDAVNRSNISSPNCLITMAPSKKLNFLFWYYYLGANQAEDTIPFVAVPSDQRTDSKDFGNELDFIAKYAIGPRSNILLGYSYLWAGDKIIGNSNAQFIYSQWTMNF encoded by the coding sequence ATGTACGCTTCTAGATTACAAGGCAAGACTGCCCTTGCCTGTGCACTAGCATGGTGGCTAGTCACCCCTGCAATTGGTCAGGAATTGACCAACCCTTCTGATAATTATCAAGTCGATCACTTCGACATCGAGGCGACCAACTGGGTCGACGACGAGCAATTCGAACTCACCGACTGCTGCGATTGCGAACCCTCTTGTGGGGCGGATGGTTGCTGTGACGATTGCGGACCAAGTTGTGGTGATGCGTGCGGCGATGGCTGTGACTGTGGAGATGGTGTCGGTTGCGGCGCTGGAGTGAAAAAGAAAGACAAGCCGACTTGCGCCGGATCGCACAAAGTGTTGTTCTATGCGAACGATTTCAGCTACTTGAACGACCCTTGCTATAAGGGAAGTTGTCTTGGCGACTGCCTGAAGCTGATGCCCGTGGCTGGAGGTGATTGGGGTAAGCTGGACATTGGTGGTCAAATCCGCTTGCGTTACCATCACGAAGAAGGCATGGGACGTCAGGCTGGAGTTCTTGGTTTCAATGACACGACCAACGACTTCATGCTCACCCGCTTGCGGCTTTACCAGAACTGGAAGGTCAATGATCGGTTACGCATCTTCTCCGAAGGGATCTTCGCGGACGTCATCGCCAACGATGAGTATCTTCCTCGTCCGATTGATCGCAACTCGGCAGACTTCTTGAATTTGTTCTTTGACTTCAAGATTACCGACAACACCTCGATTCGCGTCGGTCGCCAAGAGCTGCTCTTTGGTGCACAGCGATTGGTTTCGCCGCTCGACTGGGCCAATACCCGTCGAACGTTCGAAGGTATCCGCGGCACGGTAGAAGCCGGCGACTGGACGATCGATCCTTTCTACACAAATCTAGTCCCCGTCGACGCCGACAACTTTGACGAAGCCAACTACGACATTTCGTTCTACGGTGCCTACGCGAGCCGCAAGTTCGCCGAAGGGGCCAACACGATCGACATGTATTACCTCGGTTACGACAACCAAACCGCGGGGACGCCTGTGCGGACGGACTTCTCGTTGCACACGGTAGGCGGTCGTCTCAACGGTAAGTTTGAAGGCATGCCACTCTTGTTCGACGTCGAAGGTGCTTACCAAGGTGGCCGTCAAAGCGGCCTTGGTGTTGATCACTCTGCGGCCTTCTGCACCTGTGGTCTGGGTCATCAACTCGGCGGATTGGCTTGGAAGCCAACCATCTGGGCGTACTTCGACTACGCTTCGGGTAACGTCCCTGGTGGCGACTTCAATCGTTTCAACGACTTGTTCCCGCTGGCACACAAGTACCTGGGCTTCATCGACGCAGTCAATCGTTCAAACATTTCGTCTCCGAACTGCTTGATTACGATGGCTCCAAGCAAGAAGTTGAACTTCCTGTTCTGGTACTACTATCTCGGTGCGAATCAAGCGGAAGACACGATTCCATTCGTTGCCGTTCCCTCTGATCAACGGACCGACAGCAAGGACTTCGGTAACGAGTTGGACTTCATCGCGAAGTACGCGATTGGCCCTCGCTCGAACATCCTGCTTGGTTACTCTTACCTGTGGGCCGGCGACAAGATCATCGGCAACAGTAATGCCCAGTTCATCTATTCGCAATGGACGATGAACTTCTAA
- a CDS encoding transglutaminase family protein, producing MRYRITHTTKYAYQEPVSVCQNKAHLRPRDTQHQSCQDFRLLTVPDPLELNSRLDYFGNKIDYFSLHTPHNNLSVTATSVVEVAEPTPPKESPPWEEIAQQVVAPQTEETIRACLFRFPSEFTQLDEEYADYARASFTPSRPIIEATQDLTNRIYEEFQYDSRATTVSTPVAEVFARKAGVCQDFAHLQISCLRSLGLPARYVSGYLRTEPPPGKEKLVGADESHAWLSVFTGESGWVDFDPTNDVIPSTDHITLAYGRDYGDVCPLQGVFVGGGNHTLTVSVDVSQLDFLD from the coding sequence ATGAGATATCGCATCACTCATACGACGAAGTACGCCTACCAGGAACCAGTCTCGGTTTGTCAAAACAAGGCGCACCTTCGTCCGCGAGACACTCAGCATCAATCCTGTCAGGACTTTCGTCTCCTCACGGTGCCGGACCCGTTAGAACTAAACTCGCGACTGGACTACTTTGGGAACAAGATCGACTATTTTTCCCTGCACACGCCCCACAACAATCTCTCCGTTACAGCCACCAGCGTTGTCGAAGTGGCTGAGCCGACACCGCCTAAGGAATCTCCGCCTTGGGAGGAAATCGCTCAGCAGGTGGTTGCTCCGCAAACTGAGGAAACGATTCGCGCGTGCCTGTTTCGCTTCCCTTCGGAATTCACACAGCTTGACGAAGAGTATGCCGACTACGCCCGCGCGTCGTTCACCCCGTCCCGTCCCATCATTGAGGCAACGCAAGACTTAACCAACCGCATCTACGAAGAATTCCAATACGATTCTCGTGCCACGACGGTCAGCACCCCAGTCGCCGAAGTTTTCGCAAGGAAAGCCGGCGTTTGCCAAGACTTCGCCCATCTCCAAATCTCCTGCCTGCGTTCGCTTGGACTCCCAGCCCGTTACGTCAGCGGCTATCTGCGCACCGAACCGCCTCCGGGGAAAGAAAAACTGGTTGGGGCCGACGAATCACACGCCTGGCTATCGGTGTTCACCGGAGAGAGCGGCTGGGTGGACTTTGACCCCACCAATGACGTGATCCCCTCGACCGACCACATCACGCTTGCCTACGGGCGAGATTACGGAGATGTTTGTCCGCTGCAGGGCGTCTTCGTAGGTGGGGGCAATCACACGCTCACGGTTTCTGTTGATGTCAGTCAGCTTGATTTTCTCGACTGA
- a CDS encoding circularly permuted type 2 ATP-grasp protein: MQSQQQSASSAQASGSFSSPTGHPRVGVLDGYLATPGLASQGRYDELLGTATSQQVTQIQPLWSQFREQIDQLGKEGFSRRWERSQRLIYENGISYSPYGDPEASGRLWQLDPLPTLIEEQEWQAVAAGIAQRGELLQLVLADLFGEQCLLKEKVLPPELILGHPHFQLPYANLQPAGDSFLHFYAADLGRAPDGKWWLLADRSESPSGVGFALENRVVVSRMLPDIFRASRVKRLAPYFVSVRNRLQQIAQTNRDNPRIALLSRGPDYENYFEDAYLARYLGYTLVEGADLAVRDHSVWLKTLDGLQPVDVLLRRPNSEACDPLEFSGNLSLGPSGLIQAAQHGNVSISNPLGSGLVESPAFMAFMPRLCKFFFQRDLQLPGIATWWCGEAKSLDYTLANLDTLTISHAFRRRGRRGETNDQLAQLTRQELTERLRTNPTSYVAQEQFNSSSVPTYRNGTTSASQLVLRCFAVAQEGSYAVMDGGLARTSPLPAEQNAPKRRPLIPKGDGSKDAWIISKQPVEPISLLSASEEQVSLRRSGTDLPSRVADNISWLGRHLERADATARLLRTFIHRVTSETADGKLVELPALLRAMAEQGQIEAGYALEEIKPRLPELETVLPRWVFDSEQAGTLRSVLDQLFHVASLVRDRLSVDTWRIIVRIDKSFRAPKELVSLDLTDVLGMVNRLIVDLAAIEGLVMESMTRSHVFRFLDLGRRLERSLQTLTLLRSCYLETKTISPEIFEVSLEIADSLMTYRSRYLASLQLSAVLDLLITDETNPRSVAFQLITLQSHIEQLPRDDDQPGLAPYLRLISEMTHTIKVANIQDVSDRFRIGDSEALEQLLMEFETKLPQLANEIWRRYLVHAGTPRKLSATSLDPQS, encoded by the coding sequence ATGCAAAGCCAGCAACAATCGGCGTCCTCGGCCCAAGCAAGCGGTAGTTTCTCGTCGCCCACCGGGCACCCGAGGGTCGGTGTCTTAGATGGCTATCTGGCAACACCAGGACTGGCTTCACAAGGTCGCTACGACGAACTGCTCGGCACCGCGACGTCGCAACAAGTTACTCAGATCCAGCCGCTGTGGTCTCAGTTTCGCGAGCAAATCGACCAACTTGGCAAGGAGGGCTTTTCGCGACGTTGGGAACGTTCTCAGCGACTGATCTACGAGAACGGCATTAGCTACAGTCCTTATGGCGATCCCGAAGCTAGCGGGCGACTTTGGCAGCTCGATCCGCTTCCCACGCTGATTGAAGAGCAAGAGTGGCAAGCCGTTGCAGCGGGAATCGCTCAGCGAGGCGAGCTACTGCAGCTTGTGTTGGCTGATCTGTTTGGCGAGCAGTGTTTGCTCAAAGAGAAGGTCCTGCCGCCCGAATTGATCCTAGGTCATCCCCACTTCCAGCTTCCTTATGCGAATCTCCAACCTGCGGGCGACAGTTTCCTGCATTTCTACGCAGCCGATTTGGGGCGAGCTCCTGACGGGAAGTGGTGGTTGCTGGCAGACCGCAGTGAATCACCCTCGGGGGTTGGGTTCGCTTTGGAAAACCGGGTGGTTGTCTCGCGCATGCTGCCCGATATTTTCCGGGCTTCGCGAGTCAAACGCCTGGCGCCTTATTTTGTCTCGGTTCGAAATCGACTCCAGCAGATCGCCCAAACCAACCGTGACAACCCACGCATCGCTCTGTTGAGTCGCGGCCCAGACTACGAGAACTACTTCGAAGATGCCTACCTGGCTCGCTATCTTGGCTACACTCTCGTCGAAGGGGCTGACCTTGCGGTACGCGATCATTCCGTTTGGTTGAAAACGCTCGACGGATTGCAGCCGGTGGACGTGCTCCTCCGTCGGCCCAATAGCGAAGCGTGCGATCCGCTCGAGTTTAGCGGGAACCTTTCTCTCGGTCCTTCTGGTTTAATTCAAGCAGCGCAGCACGGGAACGTTTCGATTTCCAACCCCTTGGGAAGCGGCCTCGTCGAATCTCCGGCGTTCATGGCCTTCATGCCGCGGCTTTGCAAGTTCTTCTTCCAACGCGATTTGCAACTCCCCGGTATCGCCACGTGGTGGTGTGGTGAGGCGAAGTCTCTGGACTACACATTGGCGAATCTCGACACGTTGACCATCAGCCACGCTTTCCGCCGCCGCGGTCGTCGCGGCGAAACGAATGACCAGCTTGCTCAGCTTACTCGACAAGAACTTACCGAACGGCTGCGTACCAATCCCACTAGCTATGTCGCCCAGGAACAGTTTAACTCTTCATCCGTCCCAACCTATCGCAACGGGACAACCAGCGCTTCCCAGCTCGTGCTGCGTTGTTTTGCCGTCGCCCAAGAAGGCTCTTATGCCGTGATGGATGGTGGACTCGCCAGAACTTCCCCGTTGCCCGCCGAGCAAAACGCTCCCAAGCGGCGTCCGTTGATTCCCAAAGGCGACGGCAGCAAAGACGCATGGATTATCAGTAAACAGCCCGTTGAGCCGATTAGTTTGCTTTCTGCGAGTGAGGAGCAAGTTAGCCTCCGCCGTAGTGGTACCGACCTGCCAAGCCGTGTGGCGGATAATATCTCTTGGCTCGGTCGACATCTTGAGCGGGCCGATGCTACTGCGCGATTGCTACGGACGTTCATCCACCGCGTCACTAGCGAGACAGCCGATGGCAAGCTCGTCGAGTTACCCGCGTTGCTACGGGCCATGGCTGAGCAAGGGCAGATTGAAGCGGGCTACGCCTTGGAAGAGATCAAGCCACGGCTCCCTGAGTTGGAAACGGTTTTGCCTCGTTGGGTTTTCGACAGCGAACAAGCGGGAACCCTACGGAGCGTCCTCGACCAACTGTTCCACGTCGCTTCGCTGGTCCGCGATCGACTTTCGGTCGATACCTGGCGAATCATCGTACGCATCGACAAGAGCTTCCGTGCTCCCAAAGAATTGGTCTCGCTAGACCTGACCGACGTGCTCGGCATGGTCAACCGACTGATCGTTGATCTGGCCGCGATCGAAGGACTCGTCATGGAAAGCATGACACGTTCCCACGTTTTTCGATTCCTCGATCTCGGACGTCGCTTGGAGCGCTCGTTGCAAACGCTCACCCTGTTGCGAAGCTGCTATTTGGAAACGAAAACGATTTCTCCTGAGATCTTTGAGGTTTCGCTCGAAATTGCCGACAGCCTGATGACCTATCGTTCGCGCTACTTGGCGAGCTTGCAACTCTCGGCGGTTCTCGACCTCCTAATTACCGATGAAACCAACCCGCGGAGTGTGGCCTTTCAACTGATCACGTTGCAATCACACATCGAACAGCTCCCGCGAGATGACGACCAACCTGGGCTGGCTCCGTACCTGAGGTTGATCTCGGAGATGACGCACACGATCAAAGTCGCTAACATTCAAGACGTTTCTGATCGTTTCCGGATAGGCGATAGCGAAGCTCTAGAACAACTGCTCATGGAATTTGAAACGAAGCTTCCCCAACTAGCGAACGAAATCTGGCGACGGTACCTCGTCCACGCAGGCACACCTCGCAAGCTATCCGCGACGTCACTGGATCCGCAATCTTAG